A DNA window from Pseudoalteromonas marina contains the following coding sequences:
- the minE gene encoding cell division topological specificity factor MinE codes for MSLLDYFRSEKKNSASLAKERLQIIVAHERSQRGTPEYLPQLKQDILDVIRKYVNVNSDAVQVQFDQNEDDLAVLELNVTLPDEEKK; via the coding sequence GTGTCGTTACTTGACTATTTCCGCTCAGAAAAGAAAAACAGTGCGTCTCTTGCAAAAGAGCGATTGCAAATCATTGTCGCACACGAACGTTCTCAGCGTGGAACACCTGAATACCTACCACAATTAAAACAAGATATTTTGGATGTAATTCGAAAATATGTGAACGTTAATAGTGATGCCGTGCAGGTACAATTTGATCAGAATGAAGACGACTTAGCTGTATTAGAGCTAAACGTAACTTTACCTGACGAAGAAAAGAAATAA
- the minD gene encoding septum site-determining protein MinD, producing MAKVIVVTSGKGGVGKTTSSAAIGTGLALKGYKTVIIDFDIGLRNLDLIMGCERRVVYDFVNVINGEANLNQALIKDKRVEKLFLLPASQTRDKDALTRDGVERVLNELKEDFDYIVCDSPAGIEAGAMMAMYFADEAIVTTNPEVSSVRDSDRILGILHSKSKRAEEGLENIKEHLLLTRYNPERVAKGEMLSVEDVQDILAIDLLGVIPESQAVLSASNSGQPVILDGESDAGQAYADAINRLLGETVDFRFLDVEKKGIFKRIFGG from the coding sequence ATGGCAAAAGTAATTGTCGTTACCTCGGGTAAAGGTGGTGTTGGTAAAACAACATCAAGTGCCGCAATAGGCACAGGCTTAGCATTAAAAGGCTACAAAACGGTTATTATCGATTTTGACATCGGTTTACGTAACCTTGATTTAATTATGGGGTGCGAGCGCCGCGTTGTTTATGACTTTGTAAACGTCATAAACGGTGAAGCAAACCTAAACCAAGCACTTATCAAAGACAAACGTGTTGAGAAGTTATTTTTACTGCCAGCATCGCAAACGCGTGATAAAGATGCACTAACTCGTGATGGTGTAGAACGCGTTTTAAACGAGCTAAAAGAAGACTTTGATTATATTGTATGTGATTCACCAGCAGGAATTGAAGCGGGTGCGATGATGGCAATGTATTTTGCTGATGAAGCGATTGTAACCACCAATCCAGAAGTGTCATCTGTACGAGATTCTGACCGTATTTTAGGTATTTTGCATAGCAAATCTAAACGCGCTGAAGAAGGCCTTGAAAATATCAAAGAACACCTATTATTAACACGCTACAACCCTGAGCGTGTTGCTAAAGGTGAAATGCTTTCGGTAGAAGATGTACAAGACATATTAGCTATCGATTTGTTAGGTGTTATTCCTGAGTCACAAGCAGTATTGAGTGCATCAAATTCAGGTCAACCGGTAATATTGGATGGCGAATCAGATGCTGGTCAAGCATATGCTGATGCCATAAACCGCTTACTTGGTGAAACCGTCGATTTTCGCTTCTTAGATGTAGAGAAAAAAGGCATTTTTAAACGGATTTTTGGAGGCTAA
- the minC gene encoding septum site-determining protein MinC: MSDQIFELKGNLFTLSVLHLYSADINLLAEQLYVKIAQAPRFFEGAPIVVNLEEVKSSSLDFVHLKSLIERMSFNAVGVCNGSDGQHANAKKAGFSVLNYSQDVKAEPVEKQPNTSIVEKNIILPAQIINGTVRSGQQVYAKDRDLIVLGAVSHGAEVIADGNVHIYGTLRGRAIAGAKGLENAHIFCQKLEAELVSINGNYWISDSLQGEFWGSAVQIQQKNESLEISALVKG, from the coding sequence ATGTCGGACCAAATTTTTGAGTTAAAAGGGAATCTTTTTACGTTATCAGTTTTACATCTTTATAGTGCTGATATAAACCTTTTAGCAGAACAATTGTACGTAAAAATAGCCCAAGCCCCTCGTTTTTTTGAAGGAGCCCCTATTGTTGTCAATTTAGAAGAAGTAAAAAGCAGTTCTTTAGACTTTGTTCATTTAAAGTCACTTATCGAACGAATGAGCTTCAACGCAGTGGGTGTATGCAATGGCTCTGATGGGCAGCATGCAAATGCCAAAAAAGCTGGCTTTTCAGTATTAAATTATTCGCAAGACGTAAAAGCAGAGCCCGTTGAAAAGCAACCAAACACTTCAATTGTCGAAAAAAATATTATACTTCCAGCACAAATAATTAACGGTACTGTACGCTCGGGTCAACAGGTGTATGCAAAAGACCGCGACCTTATTGTATTAGGTGCTGTTAGTCATGGTGCAGAAGTAATAGCAGATGGCAACGTACATATTTACGGAACCCTTCGTGGTCGCGCAATAGCGGGCGCAAAAGGATTAGAAAACGCACATATATTTTGCCAAAAGCTAGAAGCAGAACTTGTTTCCATAAATGGCAACTACTGGATCAGTGACTCTCTACAAGGTGAGTTTTGGGGCAGTGCAGTGCAAATACAACAAAAAAATGAATCATTAGAAATTTCAGCTTTGGTTAAAGGATAA